The Aythya fuligula isolate bAytFul2 chromosome 7, bAytFul2.pri, whole genome shotgun sequence genome has a window encoding:
- the HOGA1 gene encoding 4-hydroxy-2-oxoglutarate aldolase, mitochondrial: MALSTRLASPLRPALAALCRAAPGQQRGLSTPPGPEPTLDLGGIFPPLATPFSALQEVDYAQLEANLRRYASIPFRGLVVLGSTGEYPYLAPHERLEVLSCVRRALPRDRLLLAGSGCESTQATVELTVSMAEAGADAALVVTPCYYRGAMSSAALVRHYTEVAEASPIPVVLYSVPANTGLELPLEAVLTLAQHPNVIGIKDSGGDITRIGLIVHKTRQEDFQVLAGSAGFLLASYAVGASGGVCALANVLGAPLCQLESLCRQGCWQEARELQHRLIEPNAAVTRRFGIPGLKQAMEWFGYYGGPCRAPLAPLSPAQVEELRGAFSSTGWL, encoded by the exons ATGGCGCTCAGCACCCGCCTCGCCTCACCCCTCCGACCGGCCCTGGCGGCTCTGtgccgggcagcccccgggcagcagcgggggctcagcacccctcCCGGCCCGGAGCCCACCCTCGACCTCGGGGGCATCTTCCCACCCCTCGCCACCCCCTTCTCGGCCCTGCAGGAGGTGGACTATGCCCAGCTGGAGGCCAACCTGCGGCGCTACGCCAGCATCCCCTTCCGAG ggctggtggtgctgggctccACCGGGGAGTACCCGTACCTGGCCCCCCATGAGCggctggaggtgctgagctgcGTGCGCCGCGCGCTGCCCCGCGACCGCCTGCTGCTGGCGGGCTCCGGCTGCGAAT CCACCCAGGCCACCGTCGAGCTGACGGTCAGCATggcagaggctggggctgaCGCGGCGCTGGTGGTGACGCCCTGCTACTACCGGGGGGCCATGAGCAGCGCCGCCCTGGTGCGGCACTACACCGAG GTGGCCGAGGCGTCCCCCATCCCCGTGGTGCTCTACAGCGTCCCTGCCAACActggcctggagctgcctctggAGGCTGTCCTCACCCTGGCGCAGCACCCCAATGTCATCGGCATCAAGGACAGCGGCGGGGAC ATCACCCGCATAGGTCTGATTGTCCACAAGACGCGGCAGGAGGATTTCCAGGTGCTGGCGGGATCAGCCGGCTTCCTGCTGGCGAGCTACGCCGTGG GTGCCTCGGGGGGGGTCTGCGCCCTCGCCAACGTCCTGGGGGCCCCGCTGTGCCAGCTGGAGAGCCTGTGCCgccagggctgctggcaggaggccCGCGAGCTGCAGCACCGGCTCATCGAGCCCAACGCGGCG GTCACCCGCCGGTTCGGGATCCCGGGGCTGAAGCAGGCCATGGAGTGGTTCGGGTACTACGGGGGGCCCTGCCGAGCGCCCCTGGCCCCGCTGAGCCCAGCCCAGGTGGAGGAGCTGAGGGGCGCCTTCAGCAGCACCGGCTGGTTGTGA
- the MORN4 gene encoding MORN repeat-containing protein 4 has product MTLTKGSFTYCSGEEYRGEWKEGRRHGTGQLTFADGSAYVGHFENGLFHGCGVLSFADGSRYEGEFVQGKFCGVGVFTRYDNMTFEGEFKGGRVDGFGLLTFPDGSHGVPRNEGFFENNKLLRREKCQAVIQRAQSASKSAHNLTA; this is encoded by the exons aTGACGCTCACCAAGGGATCCTTCACGTACTGCAGCGGGGAGGAGTACCGCGGAGAGTGGAAGGAAG GACGCCGGCACGGCACGGGCCAGCTGACGTTTGCCGACGGCAGCGCCTACGTGGGGCACTTTGAGAACGGGCTGTTCCACGGCTGCGGCGTGCTCAGCTTCGCTGACGGCTCCAG GTACGAGGGGGAGTTCGTGCAGGGCAAGTTCTGCGGCGTCGGCGTCTTCACCCGCTACGACAACATGACCTTCGAGGGCGAGTTCAAAGGCGGGCGCGTGGATGGTTTTG ggctcctgACGTTCCCCGACGGCTCTCACGGGGTGCCCCGCAACGAGGGCTTCTTCGAGAACAACAAGCTGCTGCGGCGGGAGAAGTGCCAGGCGGTGATCCAGAGGGCGCAGAGCGCCTCCAAGTCTGCCCACAACCTCACGGCGTGA